A window from Erythrobacter sp. YJ-T3-07 encodes these proteins:
- a CDS encoding TIGR03032 family protein, which yields MTQGAPSQEPKFAVDLSRGFSAWLATQKASIAITTYQVGKVIFFGVDKDGQFWSYNRTIGRCLGMAVGTDRETGRASEMWVSSDAQLYRYADILDAGREGPKGADLYLAPRMSYVTGDIDMHDLGIDADGRPIFANTLFNCLARPDPDHSFQPVWKPDFISTLLPEDRCHLNGLAMRDGKPAFVTAVSQSDTFDGWRGHRRDGGVVIEIESGKVVCEGLSMPHSPRWHDGRLWLHNSGEGQFGYVDMEKGAFVPVAFCPGYLRGLAFMGDIAVVGMSLPRDNKTFSGLKLDEELAERKMSPRAGLYFIDTTNGSIVHSMNFEGIVTELYDVCVLPGIRQPAAIGPASEEIRRTIKVADFEG from the coding sequence ATGACGCAGGGCGCACCTTCCCAGGAACCCAAGTTCGCGGTCGATCTGTCGCGCGGGTTTTCCGCCTGGCTGGCAACGCAGAAGGCGAGCATCGCGATCACCACCTACCAGGTGGGCAAGGTGATCTTCTTCGGCGTCGACAAGGATGGGCAGTTCTGGAGCTATAACCGCACCATCGGCCGGTGCCTGGGGATGGCCGTCGGGACCGACCGCGAAACCGGGCGCGCCAGCGAGATGTGGGTGTCGAGCGATGCGCAGCTCTATCGCTATGCCGACATCCTCGATGCGGGTCGCGAAGGGCCCAAGGGCGCGGATCTCTATCTTGCGCCGCGGATGAGTTACGTCACCGGCGATATCGACATGCACGATCTGGGGATCGACGCCGATGGCCGGCCGATCTTCGCCAACACTCTGTTCAACTGCCTTGCGCGGCCCGATCCGGATCACAGCTTCCAGCCGGTGTGGAAGCCCGACTTCATCAGCACGCTGCTGCCCGAGGATCGCTGCCACCTGAACGGGCTGGCGATGCGCGACGGCAAGCCCGCCTTTGTGACCGCCGTCAGCCAGTCCGACACCTTCGACGGGTGGCGCGGCCATCGGCGCGACGGCGGCGTGGTGATTGAGATCGAGAGCGGCAAGGTGGTGTGCGAAGGCCTGTCCATGCCGCACTCTCCGCGCTGGCACGACGGGCGGCTGTGGCTGCACAATAGTGGCGAAGGGCAGTTCGGCTATGTCGATATGGAAAAGGGCGCGTTCGTCCCGGTCGCTTTCTGCCCCGGCTATCTGCGCGGACTCGCCTTCATGGGCGATATCGCGGTGGTCGGCATGTCGCTGCCGCGCGACAACAAGACCTTCAGCGGGCTCAAGCTCGACGAGGAACTGGCCGAGCGCAAGATGAGCCCGCGCGCCGGGCTCTATTTCATCGACACCACGAATGGCAGCATCGTCCACTCGATGAACTTCGAAGGCATCGTGACCGAGCTTTACGATGTGTGCGTGCTGCCCGGCATCCGCCAGCCCGCGGCGATCGGCCCCGCCTCGGAAGAGATCCGGCGGACCATCAAGGTCGCCGACTTCGAAGGCTAG
- a CDS encoding SGNH/GDSL hydrolase family protein, with amino-acid sequence MLQTIQPRLAANAAQAASTAAANGFGHIKHMLDQGRDVSIINWSDSLSNSRENPREFIFRLADVIATHPSQPTVLVKTWADGSYGAATTDAVGSGPTVRIRNFALPGALLANGLGPLWRYSGLADDTPDLLTICHGHNHVVGATDEQVLGEVLTALEYYRLAHPGVPIVALLQNPRADGSAMDRAVDAWRRVARLRDIALIDSHTPYLAAGKPSAWFADGDPVHPSDAGIEAACLPAIRELWDKAPARPAFGPPSTLCGLDPALNLIPNGDFAQFDGAVPDGWVAASGVTASRETGIVRDRALGHSLKLTSTGGTVFVNRISYTLPNYGHAFLRGKPVSLLGWVYKPTGAPHTLGAITLEALAPAGGSAACTTRPLAQDQGNAWVPWAICGLMVPEECYEITVRLHHDTAAATASQPVYFQGITLVPGYLPRGL; translated from the coding sequence ATGCTCCAGACGATCCAGCCCCGCCTCGCCGCCAATGCGGCGCAAGCTGCGTCGACCGCCGCCGCCAACGGTTTCGGTCACATCAAACACATGCTCGACCAGGGGCGCGATGTGTCGATCATCAACTGGTCGGACAGCCTGTCCAACTCGCGCGAGAACCCGCGCGAGTTCATCTTCCGCCTCGCCGACGTAATTGCCACCCACCCCAGCCAGCCCACGGTGCTGGTCAAGACCTGGGCCGACGGCAGCTATGGCGCGGCAACCACCGATGCGGTCGGGAGTGGGCCGACCGTGCGCATCCGCAACTTTGCTCTGCCCGGCGCTTTGCTGGCCAATGGTCTCGGCCCGCTGTGGCGCTATAGCGGGCTCGCCGACGACACGCCCGATCTGCTGACCATCTGCCACGGGCACAATCATGTGGTCGGCGCCACCGACGAACAGGTGCTGGGCGAAGTCCTCACCGCCCTGGAATACTATCGCCTCGCCCATCCGGGCGTGCCGATCGTCGCGCTGCTGCAGAACCCGCGCGCGGACGGCTCCGCGATGGACCGTGCGGTCGATGCGTGGCGGCGGGTTGCGCGGCTGCGCGATATTGCGCTGATCGACTCGCACACGCCCTATCTTGCAGCGGGCAAGCCGTCCGCGTGGTTTGCCGATGGCGATCCGGTGCACCCGAGCGACGCGGGGATCGAGGCGGCATGCCTGCCCGCGATCCGTGAGTTGTGGGATAAAGCCCCCGCCCGCCCCGCCTTCGGTCCGCCGTCGACCCTTTGCGGGCTCGACCCGGCGCTCAACCTGATCCCCAATGGCGACTTCGCGCAGTTCGACGGCGCAGTGCCCGATGGCTGGGTGGCTGCGTCGGGGGTGACAGCGAGCAGGGAGACGGGGATCGTGCGCGACCGCGCTCTGGGCCATTCGCTCAAGCTCACCAGCACTGGCGGCACGGTGTTCGTCAACCGCATATCCTATACCCTGCCCAATTACGGCCACGCCTTCCTGCGCGGCAAACCGGTCTCGCTGCTCGGCTGGGTGTACAAACCCACGGGCGCGCCGCACACGCTGGGCGCGATCACGCTGGAGGCGCTGGCCCCTGCGGGCGGATCGGCCGCCTGCACCACCCGGCCGCTTGCGCAGGATCAGGGCAATGCCTGGGTGCCGTGGGCGATCTGCGGGCTGATGGTGCCCGAAGAATGCTACGAGATCACCGTGCGCCTGCACCACGACACGGCGGCAGCTACCGCCAGCCAGCCTGTGTATTTCCAAGGGATCACGCTGGTGCCGGGCTACCTCCCGCGCGGGCTGTAG
- the galE gene encoding UDP-glucose 4-epimerase GalE: protein MSGKHPAPSPRAERHTSAARIGPARVRITAIEGGASTPVLVTGGAGYIGSHAVHALRDAGRPVAVIDNLSTGFRFAIPADVPFYEGDVADTALLQRIFAEQGTAAIMHFAGSIIVPESVEQPLRYYDNNTGKSRTLIEAAANAGVRHILFSSTAATYGVPDVSPVTEQVPTVPINPYGWSKLMTEQMLADTAAACPLNYCALRYFNVAGADPKARTGQSTTGATHLIKVALEAALGRREAVSVFGTDYDTPDGTGVRDYIHVSDLAAAHVLALDALIAEPERSLTMNCGYGRGFSVLEVLDAVDAVIGGKLVRRFEGRRAGDPAMLIADSSRLRATVPWEPRYDRLETIIRHALAWEEKLATLDREDHRKIG, encoded by the coding sequence ATGTCAGGCAAGCACCCTGCCCCCAGCCCCCGGGCCGAGCGTCACACCAGTGCGGCGCGCATCGGGCCGGCGCGCGTCAGGATCACCGCCATCGAAGGCGGCGCGTCGACGCCCGTCCTCGTCACCGGCGGCGCGGGCTACATCGGCAGCCATGCGGTCCACGCGCTGCGCGACGCCGGTCGTCCGGTCGCGGTGATCGACAACCTGTCGACCGGGTTTCGCTTCGCAATACCCGCCGATGTCCCGTTCTACGAAGGCGATGTCGCCGATACCGCGCTGCTCCAGCGGATCTTCGCCGAACAGGGCACCGCCGCGATCATGCATTTCGCAGGTTCGATCATCGTGCCGGAATCGGTCGAGCAGCCGCTGCGCTATTACGACAACAACACCGGCAAGAGCCGCACGCTGATCGAAGCGGCGGCGAATGCGGGCGTACGCCACATCCTGTTCAGCTCGACCGCGGCGACCTACGGCGTGCCCGATGTCAGCCCGGTGACCGAGCAAGTGCCGACGGTGCCGATCAACCCTTACGGCTGGTCCAAGCTGATGACCGAACAGATGCTGGCGGACACCGCCGCAGCCTGTCCGCTCAATTACTGCGCGCTGCGCTATTTCAACGTCGCGGGGGCCGATCCCAAGGCACGCACCGGCCAGTCGACCACCGGCGCGACCCACCTGATCAAGGTCGCGCTCGAAGCCGCGCTGGGGCGGCGCGAGGCGGTGAGCGTGTTCGGCACCGACTACGACACGCCCGACGGCACCGGAGTGCGCGACTATATCCACGTCAGCGATCTGGCGGCGGCGCACGTGCTCGCGCTCGACGCGCTGATCGCCGAACCAGAGCGCTCGCTGACAATGAACTGCGGCTATGGCCGCGGATTCTCGGTTCTCGAAGTGCTCGACGCGGTCGATGCGGTCATCGGCGGAAAGCTCGTGCGCCGGTTCGAAGGGCGGCGTGCGGGCGACCCGGCGATGCTGATCGCGGACAGTTCCAGGCTGCGCGCGACCGTGCCGTGGGAGCCGCGCTACGACCGGCTGGAAACGATCATCCGCCATGCGCTGGCGTGGGAGGAAAAGCTCGCCACGCTCGATCGCGAGGATCATCGCAAGATCGGCTGA
- a CDS encoding response regulator transcription factor, with translation MAVIDADEQVRDRVARQVETAGVIAEPFDTLDQFVTRRVGDELVVLVGDDTPMALGVCEHLRSQGCWLAVIAYATRPSLRRVAAVLRGGGYDYFSLPLDTAALLRSIEQLGDGNGPYAAARQRAAEARTRLAHLSRREREVLSRMAGGHSNKMIGIELGISPRTVEIHRANMLSKLGACSSTEALRMYFEEHLLNGAAARPEG, from the coding sequence TTGGCGGTTATCGACGCGGACGAGCAAGTGCGCGATCGGGTTGCACGACAGGTGGAGACTGCGGGCGTCATCGCAGAGCCGTTCGACACGCTCGACCAGTTCGTGACGCGGCGCGTGGGCGACGAACTGGTGGTGCTGGTGGGCGACGACACGCCGATGGCGCTCGGCGTATGTGAACACTTGCGCTCGCAAGGATGCTGGCTGGCGGTGATCGCCTATGCCACCCGGCCCAGCCTGCGGCGGGTGGCGGCGGTGCTTCGCGGCGGGGGGTACGACTATTTCTCGCTCCCGCTCGACACCGCTGCATTGCTCCGCAGCATCGAGCAGCTGGGCGACGGGAATGGCCCCTATGCCGCCGCACGACAGCGTGCCGCTGAGGCCCGCACCCGGCTGGCCCACCTTTCCCGGCGCGAGCGCGAGGTGCTGTCGCGCATGGCGGGCGGCCATTCCAACAAGATGATCGGAATCGAACTGGGGATCAGCCCGCGCACGGTTGAAATCCACCGCGCGAACATGCTCTCCAAGCTGGGGGCCTGCTCCTCCACCGAAGCGCTGCGGATGTATTTCGAAGAGCACCTGCTCAACGGAGCGGCCGCGCGACCCGAGGGGTGA